The stretch of DNA GGTTCGATAACGACTTAAACCAGGCTCATCTAGATTATTTCTACTGGCTACTCGCTTGTCTTAGCTCCACTGGTTTAGCCTCCTACTTGTGGTTCGCTAAGTCGTATGTCTACAATAGACCAAACACTTCTAAAAACGTCATATAGTCATCACTCATCAGTCTTCTTTAACTGAATTTGCTTTTGAGAATTGTGATAGCATATTCGGTATCTAGGTGTAAATGGTTTTCTTGCTTTATTAAAAAACACTGAATTGTTTTTTCCATTTGTAGTCTTTGTCCAAAGAAAAAAGCTTTTTCCATTTCTGATATGGCTTCATGACTAAATAAGTCCACATCGGCATACTAACTATATATGGAAAAAGTTCCAAATATTACACACTACAAAAGTCAACTATTCTAAAACTTACacgtcaaattttttttttttttaaataaatcaaataatacaAATCAGTGTCagaaaataattgaattcatgTTCCAATATCTCGGataactataaataattttagataaATAACATTTAGATAAttctaaattgatttttaaaattttgtaaagatACTTCATAACTATACTAAACtgttatttaaaaatatcaaaaataataatggaaCCAGTGTTTCTTACTTAGTACTCCATCCGTTCTAATTTAGCTGTCGTTctaagatttaatttttgtttcatattagttgtcgttttagatttttaatgcagatgtttgatgaatatttcaattttatccctactgttttaaagtttcaaccaatgaaaaaattataaaatatattaataaagggcaaaacataaaatttaatagtttgcaaaaatcttaaacgacagttaaactagaacggagggagtatcaTATTATAAGTGAACTCAACTAAAAGGCAATAAAAGAGCAATTAATTAACAATGCTTTGACAAAGTTTATCAAAGCAAATAAAAGAGCAATTACAAATGCTTTGAAGTTAAATTTTCAGTAATGCTTTGACACAGTGTTTCCTTTAATTATCTCGGATAAAGCttgcccaaaaaaaatgtttatctcACACAACTCTCCCATGCAACGTTATCCGGCGCCCTGGACCTAAAAGTATTAACTGCGATACAGCTCTTAATTACGCTGTGTGACATATTAATTAACCCACACATGGCATCGTGATGAATGATGAGACGTGTCTGCCTCCATCATCGTCAGTCCGtcgacatatatttttaaatttattataaaatatatcttacTTAACAATCAAAAAGGTCAAAAAGGTActtaactattaaaaaaaaagtttattacaATAATGActtaataagttttaaattgatgaatttgattttcttttaaatcgATATAGAAATTCTTTGTATATACTGTAGCTGTACAAATaagaaatttaacttttttgatttttcttgtcgCCGCTACAAACAAACTAGATGATTTACTCATTTTTGTCAATAgcgaaaagaaaaggaaaaaaaatgatttgctTTAGGCAAAGTATTTTTGTAGGGAGAACTATTTTGGgtattcttaaaataaaaatattatgaaaataatataatatcatTAGTTAAgctcttttgttaagaagttaattattggaagaacatgtttaagatcataagatttaataatataatattcttaaatatattacaattataaaaacttataaaataacatttaaattgcaaacttataaaatttttactaaaattcaaaatacaataccaaatttttatgaaacaaaaaaacattgtaaataaaattaaaaaaaaaactaaacaaacatattacttaattaagtaaacacacaaacattttatttaattaaacacacaaacatattacttaattaattaaacatacaaacattttattttttctttctttgcaaaaaatttcGGCCAATCACGTGAAGCCACGACCAATAAGAACTGAGCTTAAATCAGTTcttattcaaaatcaaaaaaattattcttaaactactattcattattttactaattttttgaGCTTAGAATACTCTTGGTGTTCTCCCTATAAAGATGGTGTTAGTCAAAGAAAatgtagttttcaaatttctacaaaaataatataaatgagAAGAGTACAATCAATCATTCATCTGGCGTCTGCTAGAAAATCTTGAATATAGGATGCATTAAACAACTGGAGATCGGATCGGACCTCTCAAATCTAATAATTTTGACAACTATCCCTAGCTCCTCCCCAACCACTTCATCTACGCGAATCCTGTAACCGTAGACTTTTCTAGCGTCTAGTCGCTATTAGCTTAATCAATTAATTGACCAAATAGCGTTTTCGTCGTGACTCACGTGGAAAACGCTGGCAggttatataatatgaaaagcCTAGAGTATATTTTGGTCATTCTGATTTTGGTTAATGTGAACTCCATGACAGGCATGCACGGCTATCGGCCgtaatcatcatcatatctGAAATCTAATCTTCCTATAtattgttgaccaaaaaaaataaaaatcttccatttattttaattaattataataaccACTCTATTGTGCAAATTTCTCCTCGTTCCCAACCACTTCGATATGGTGTGTCATTCCCTGACACCTAAGAAGTTTATAGCGTCGCATTTATCAATGGACCAATCAATATAAAGTTCTAGATCGTCGTGACTCACGTGCTAAACAATATCATATGAACACTAGTTTTGGTTAATtttatgtactatatatataacttaattttATGGCGGAGAAATTCGCCTACTTCGGGGTAGCTTCAAATCTGATGACCTACTTCACGGGGCCGCTACAAGAGTCAACGGCGGTTGCTGCGTCAAACGTTAACCTCTGGCTCGGAACAGCAGCTTTTTTGCCTCTCGTATGGGGTTCTATCGCCGACTCGTTTCTCGGACGTTTCCGTACCATCCTCGTAACCTCCTCTTTCTACATAATGGTAATAATTTAACTCAAAAGCTTTTTCTAGTTCATTCTTGAGCTCGGATCGTCTCACAATTCTTGAAAATctcaaatatttgtattttgtgtGATCTTGAATGTTAGGGACTTGGGCTGCTTACGTATTCAGCGACGATTCCTGATCTCTGTGGAGATCAAGAAGCACATGTTTCGTGCGTTTCTCAGGTCAAAGTAGGAGTCTTCTTTTGTGCTCTTTATCTGATTGCGTTAGGGGAAGGAGGCTTCAAGGTATGTCTAAGAACTTTCGGAGCAGATCAGTTTGACGAACAAGACCCTATAGAGTCCAAAGCCAAGAGCTCTTACTTTAACTGGTTGTATTTTGCGATATCAACCGGTATATTCACCACTCGGTTGGTCATCAATTATGTCCAAGAAAATCTAAGTTGGGCTTTAGGATATGGGATTCCATGTCTCTCCATGATgctttctctgttcttgttcTTACTTGGAATCAAAACTTACCGCTTCAACACTAAAGGAGAAAAAAGACAAGGGCAAAAACATAATAACCCTTTCGTTAGAATTGGCCGTGTTTTAATAGCTGCAGCCAAAAACCGACGACAAACTCCTTCTGATGAGACTAGCCTTCTTCTGCCTAACGAAAAAACTTCGAACAAATTCAGGTAATACTAGGTTTATACgtgtgttgatttgttttttcgtttctttGGTACACTGTGGTTTGCGTATTTTTTAATGTCAATATGCTTATCTAAACTTAGTTAAACCGTAAACCTAATATAATactcctttttctttaaatagtATATAAATGCATAGACAAAATAAATCATCGAActaaaaaggttgaaactttttcaatctataaattaaatatttattcgTCTCATGTGGcatgttttaacatttttttttccttttcacttTTATCTAGTTTGTTTACTATAAATGCTCGagcatatatttatttatttatacagcTTAtcctttaaattttattcaacttcCTCTTTTCAATTTCATACGTTATACGTACCACAGCAAAAGTGTttaaatttacattttacaaagaactagaaaataaagttaaaaaactaTATGTATCTTCGAAAAACTCTCACAGCTTCgggtttttgtatttaatttgtgAGTTACTTGCCTCACATGttgaaagataataaaaatgaatataatctTTTTGCAAATGCAGATTCTTGGATAGAGCGGTAATTTCGTGCGGTTCACATGAAGTTGAGGAAGCAAAAGCTGTGTTGAGTCTCATTCCAATATGGATGTGTAGTTTAGTGTTTGGCATTGTGTATGGGCAATCTCCTACTTTCTTCACAAAGCAAGGATCTACAATGGACAGATCAATCTCATCAACACTCATAGTCCCTGCTGCTACACTCCAATGCTTCATAAGCCTAGgaattatcttcttcatcccaaTCTATGACCGTTTATTCGTCCCAATTGTACGATCATTCACTCATAAACCAGCAGGAATCACAACGCTTCAGAGAATTTCCACCGGCATTTTCCTCTCAATTATTTCAATGGTGACAGCTGCTTTGGTCGAGATGAAAAGACTCAAGGTCGCTCGAGATAACGGGCTAGTTGACTCGCCTGACGCCACGGTCCCAATGAGTGTTTGCTGGCTCATTCCACAATACGTTCTCTTTGGAGTGTCTGACGTTTTCACTATGGTTGGATTACAAGAGTTTTTCTATGGACAGATCCCGGTCGAGCTTAGGAGCATGGGACTGGCTCTATACCTAAGCATAATAGGCATAGGAAACTTCCTGAGTAGTTTCATGGTATCGGTCATCGAGAAAGCCACAAGCCAGTCCGGTCAAGCGAGCTGGTTCGATAATAACCTGAACCAAGCACATCTTGATTACTTCTATTGGCTACTTGCTTGTCTCAGCTCCATCTCCTTCGTTTTCATTGTCCATCTCGCCAAGTCGTATGTCTACAAAAGCCCAAAGTAAACTCTAGCCATCTTGAGGAATAAGGTTACGTTGAGAGATGGTATTTACgatttattttgatattaaaatcattatttatacgttttgtgataatattttggttataggGATTGATAATTGATTTAAATGTTGAAAACGAAAGATATCATTTATGATTTGGTATGGTATAGTTTTCGGTTTTTTGTTGAGTTTGAGTTTTATACAAATAATGTacctttaattttattttattttttagaagattttgatcagctttttcttttgggttctATTAGAATAGTAATTCTGTTTttggaaaatagaaaacatgGATGCAGTAAAActatattaagaaaaatgtcataaaaatcctgaacttatcaaaaatattgaaaaaagcATAAACTTTATTTGAAGTGAAATATTAGCTAACTTTAGTTGACTTTCCAATTAGATCGTTAATTATTATTGACTTTACCAAAATAAACACATCTTCAAATTATCTGACGGAGAAGTTAAGTCAACGTTAACAGCTtgccaaaaacaaatttatgttaGAACTCGAACCGATCATCCCTTGGGAGAAACCATATACTCGAACccatattctataacatttcataaatcagctaaaactttttaaagttttcactttctaaatatgcatcatttacattttgatagtttgataaactattaaaatacgataatggatattcttattcatatatttgaatatttatgtcatgtatataagtgaatttgtctataatatttgtaattcgttgtcaataatattttttaattatttcaaattcaattctaatactataaaaattacaacatccaaaattctaattttattttgcaacAATTgtctcaatttatttttttaaaaattaaacaattaaaaatatacctataaattaataattattaatttacattataaaataataattattaatttatagataaattaatatcactataaattaataaaatgtcttggtcccaacattattaatttatagaggttttattgtagATCAAAATTAAACTTTCGAAATTAAACCTGAAACTCTAAATGCTAAACCTTACCCCCTTTAAAACATACTCTAAATGTAAAGTAGATAACCCAAACtcaaaaaattcttaaaatattaaaattatgtaagtAGTGctatttctgaaaattttaaaaattaaacccaaaactataaaaatattaaacctTATCCTCAAAAAAATATACTCTAAATGTTTAGGCCTAACGAATCTGACTTCTAATGTTGTGACTGAGCGCCTTTATATTGATAGCTTAGTatcaaatccttcaaaatccctaaaaatcattaaaatccaaatgcacaaactgttttgaataaatgtggattttaaagtaaatttttaaatcatcagtttaaGAACAGTGGATTCTAAAgttgatttttaaatcattagttcaataacaatagattataatcgagtttttaaaatttatgattgaataacatagaatttgcaaattttacacaaatcacttaaaatgtcaagttgaatacaccccatTCGTGCCTTtatcattatatattatttattaaatgacAACAAAAACATTGTGCCTTTAGACCATCTTTAATGGAGGAACGATGATACGTTTctcagaaaactaaaaaaatatatttttactacactttttttttttaatatgtgtacTATTGGATAAATGATACCTGTCTAATTTACTCGTAGAAACGTTTCTCAAGTTTCTCACAGAAGCAACGATCctccttcttttttgttctctctcttctttttattatttttttaataaatgtatttaCATGAGCAACCCCCGATAGGGCTGCCCTTAATATTCAATTCTTCCTTTCACATCATAATAATCATAGTATTGTTCCAAGACATTGGTGAATTTGCCAAATAACCAAATTTCTATACGGTCTTTTCAAATCTCTAAATTATCTCGGTTTGGCTACATAAAATAATGAGATTTTTCATTAGATGTTTTTTGTTGACTAAACTGTTTTGGTGCATCTTTCATTTAATCGTTAATTATCTTCAAACTTAGAGCTTGCTTCTAAGATTCTTTCTCTTTAGTGGTCTTAGGAGCTCATTCAAATTGACCTAGCAGGGAAGTTCTACAGTCCAAAGTTTTGACATTTTATGATGGGCTTAAGAGACGAAAAGTGTTGGtttagtaaaaagaaaataacactttttattatttggctTATAAATATGAAATCTTGTTACAACGGTATTCAAACACCAACATTCCATCGGAAACATGTTTCACCACCTGTTATTCTACATGGACCATAAGGTCTTATGCTCCAAACACAAGGTTGATGTTTACATTTCTTTATATCGTCAGAACTAAGAATATCGAACCATTTAGACTGATTTTCCCATACAAAGTGACAAAAGAATAAAGTTCTTCTCCAAAAGTTAAAAGATCCTCTAAATCCCCAGTGTTGATGAGGAGCTAAAGATTGTGATCCGAgatctttgttttttgatttgCAGTGTAGTCCTAATTGAATATTCTGACCAATATCATTGATGATATCCACATCTATATTCACACTAGCTTCGCATAAaccaccaaaaagaaaaactatgaatataacacaaaatattaaGTGAAATGATGATGAGCCATACATTATGAATGAATTTTTCCAATAATAactgtatatgttttataaaaatgaacTTTAAAATTATGACATCTCATCTATTTATACTCCATCACATTTGAAGAATGATTAAATAGTCAAAGATATGGTAATATTATTTACTCTCGTAAATGGaaattacttatttatttattttagaaaaaaatggaaatatctTTTAGATATGAtggaaaaatcttttttttttatttttttattttttgacaaaaaaaaagaaaatggaaatatcttttatttttagaaagaaaaaaaaaatgctgacCAACAATAACATTCCATTGGAAACATATTTCCTGACTTGATAATCTGCATGGTCCACTATGCCTTATACtccaaacataaaaattattgGGTTCACCCCGGGAGGTGACAATTCTCATTCAACctctcttaattaaccaatcagaatacaATATgacatgtcatatcatatttaaaaaaataaatcaaaattaagataaaaagataaaacaaattaaggaaacaaattatgtagatcttttatttaagaaattatgtcgggtttggttttaaaaaaaaaggattagggtttaaatttataatttttaaaattatatgtcgggtTGAGTTTACaaagagtggttaggatttagatttataattaaacaaaattatatgttggtttgggtttacaaaagagtggttagagtttagattttacaattaaacgaaattatatgtcggtttgggtttacaaaagagtggttagggtttagattttacaattaaacgaaattatatgtcggtttgggtttacaaaagagtggttagggtttagattttacaattaaacacattaaatattggtttgggtttacaaaagagtggttagggtttagattttacaattaaacaaaattatacgtcggtttgggtttataaaagagtggttagagtttagattttacagttaaacaaaattatatgttagtttggatgtataaaaaatggttagggtttagatgtgATAatgaaaaattgtaatataatattagtattaacaattttaaaattgattgatctacaaaatttgtttccttaattaagatttgtttccttaattttaaCCTTTATATTCACCCCCTTctctctcaaccaatcagaatgttctatataatattttattttaaaaataaatcaaattaattaaaagcaaaacaaattttgtatacttttatttaaggaaagttaaatattggtttggtttagattttacaattaaataaggttatatatcagtttgggtttataaatgaaaattatgttttagattttacaattaaaatgacgATACAAAATTACGATGAACCACACataatgaatattttataaatatgaatttttGGTCGTCAATATGTATGGGAAGATTTGATTGAACACAACATTTGATCTCATCATATTTACATACTACGTCATTAGAGTATCttctaaatttatatttgatctCAACATTTGATTTCATCGTATATTTCAAGATGAACAAATTCTGaatacttttatttaaggaaagttaaatattggtttgatttagattttacaattaaacgaggtttaattgtaaaatctaaaccctaaccactattttgtaaacccaaaccgacatataatttcgtttaattgtaaaatctaaatcctaaccattgtaaaatctaaacccaaaccgagatatagttttttcttataaaaattaaaccctaatcctcttttataaacccaaactaacataatttctttaataaaaaatctacaaaatttatttccttgatttgttttgtctttttatatatttattttataaatatgatatgacatgacaTCCCCTATGTGCGGAATAAATATATACagataaaatcaaaaccaaaatttacaaatagaaaaaaaaataaccgtCTAGATATTCTATgacttaaaaatattaataataatgatataaatatatgttaaaataaattaaataacaaagagTGACATTCGTAATATAATTTGTAGTTGCGGGTCCTCTACCTAGTATTGTTATTAATACTGAGGTTCACTCTTTAGGTGAACCCCTTTGttcacttccttcttttcaaccaatcagaatcttctatacattattttatttaaaaaataaatcacaataaaatttaaaagcaaattctgtataattttaattaaggaaagttaaatgttgcttggtttagattttacaattaaaacgaaattatatgtcggtttgggtttacaaatgaagtggttaagatttagattttataattaaaacaaaattatatatcggtttgggtttacaaaagaagtggttaaggtttatattttataattaaaacaaaattatatgtcggttttggtttacaaatgagatggttagggtttagattttacaattagaacgaaattatatgtcggtttgggtttacaaatgagatgattagagtttaaattttacaagtagaatgacattttatgtcggtttgggtttacaaatgagatagttaggatttagattttacaattagaatgaaattatatatcggtttaggtttataaaagaacggtttgaatttttaattttattataatgtatactgattttgtttcattatCTTATAAAGAGGTGAATGAATAGgttcttaaatgtattatgacaTGTCAGATTCTTAAATGTATATGGAGAGGTGAACAAAATGGTTCAACTTACCCCTATGGTGAAcccaaaaattattatatttttattggttaataaAGATGGGATGAACAAGAGAGATTCACTCCTAGGGATGAACTCAAAAAATTTTCATCTATAATACACTTTAAAAAAATGGAGGGGTACCATTTTTGAAAGACAATTGTAACTAAAATTTGTTGTCAAGCAACTATTGCACTCTACTTAATTAGTTTTCAAGCatataaaaatcagaaatatattaaaacaaaattttattataatctatttttattaattaatttaatatattgttgaGATTAAAACCCCTTCGCGCTCGGGTTCTAAGTTAACGGTCAGAGTATTGACTTAGAGTCTTCCTTTATGACATGTGTTGTTGGGCCCAAGACCCCTCTCGGTTTGGGTCTGAGGTCAAGAGTTGACACATAGACTAGAGGAGACACTTGTGACACATGTAGTTAAAAAGTGAAAACTCCAATGACAAGGAACTCAATTCGGAATCGTTCATCTCGAAAGATCGAGGGAGCTTGGGACCATGAGGTGGAGAGAAAGACGAGAAGTCAGGAGCTGAAAAGATATTCTTGGGCCTCAAAGGAGATTGAGTCAACTAAGAAATTCGGACGATATGGTtttaatgcaaatattaaaACAGATGCGTTTAAGTTAAATGATTGTATAAATCAtgaaattaattgtatattttagtataaatatgtaacattTTCTCCATATTTACTCAAGACATAAGCTCAATAATACACATATTTTCTCCATAATTTGGTTTTGAGATCCGACTCATTTCGACCATTATGGATATCGAGTGTGGGAGCTGGATCCTACAAGTGTCACCAGCGGTGTGGGGGTTCTAACACTTTGGAAGTGAAGACTCGGGATGAGTTCGGGTCGGGTGCTGAGGTGGTTAGAAGGACGAGAAATTCAGAATTAGAAAGAGATTTTCAAGCTTCAAAAAGATTCGGTCAACTCTAAGATTCTATCGTTACAGCTTAAATGCTAAGATAGAAACAAATACAGTACATTTATGGAGAAAAAttgtgtttgattatatttgtgttcttttcgaattttttttatctgaaaaCTTACGAGAACGTATAATTTGTCGGATGCCATTTTCccgaaaaaagagaaaatggttTTTGGCTATTTGCAAATTTGCCCCTAATTGTTAACGTTAAAATCCATTTTTGTAACGTCTCCAATTGTTACACAGtaacataaaatttaactaaaataaaaatatatgctCAATATGTATAGGtagataaaataagaaaagtcaGATGCGATGATCTTAAcatctaaaagaaaaaagactaataatgttataattagCCCCCACCTAAAATAAGTATAAGAAATTCTTCATTAGGATACTGCAAACTAGGATCAATCATTGTTAAAGTGggttaagaaagaaaataataaggaaaataaaataaaaaaacagctAAATACAATGTAAGAatgtatgtataataataagatGGCAACAGCGATTAacataaaaaccaaaccaacaacaagaacagctttctttcttctttttctttttttttttttgacaaaagcaAACCGATGATAGGATTTTTAACGGATCATTCCACTGGGTCCTCTGCCATTGTACCaactttactttttaaaatatgtaatcaGAATATATTTATTCATTCATTTAGTCTTTAGAATGTAAATTGAATTCAGATTAGGTGGCAGAAATAATGTCTGATGACCAATAGAAAATAGTATAAAGTAGTATGACATGAATGGAacttggttatatatatatatatatatgtatatataaccaAGTTCCATtcatgtcatatatatatatatatatatgccacgGTAGGGTTGACGTACAGCTCTAGTCTCTATTGCAATTTTCCCCTAAATATCAGATTTTGCGTTCAGTTTATAATTACAACGCATCAAACAACGGTTCCAATATATGTTACAGATGAGATGACCAAATACAATTATTTGAGGATTCCATTACGTGCGAAGTGGTGTCTAGATGTAATTTTTAGGCATCATCACACTAATAAGTACgttgattatatataattgcGGTTTAATCCTTTTTGAAAAACCTGACAAAATCAAACGTCTACATCATTCATCACTAGTTGGATTCTCATGCCTCAAGACTCTGGCACTGGGACTTGATATTATGGCGGTTACA from Camelina sativa cultivar DH55 chromosome 9, Cs, whole genome shotgun sequence encodes:
- the LOC104712804 gene encoding protein NRT1/ PTR FAMILY 5.12-like codes for the protein MAEKFAYFGVASNLMTYFTGPLQESTAVAASNVNLWLGTAAFLPLVWGSIADSFLGRFRTILVTSSFYIMGLGLLTYSATIPDLCGDQEAHVSCVSQVKVGVFFCALYLIALGEGGFKVCLRTFGADQFDEQDPIESKAKSSYFNWLYFAISTGIFTTRLVINYVQENLSWALGYGIPCLSMMLSLFLFLLGIKTYRFNTKGEKRQGQKHNNPFVRIGRVLIAAAKNRRQTPSDETSLLLPNEKTSNKFRFLDRAVISCGSHEVEEAKAVLSLIPIWMCSLVFGIVYGQSPTFFTKQGSTMDRSISSTLIVPAATLQCFISLGIIFFIPIYDRLFVPIVRSFTHKPAGITTLQRISTGIFLSIISMVTAALVEMKRLKVARDNGLVDSPDATVPMSVCWLIPQYVLFGVSDVFTMVGLQEFFYGQIPVELRSMGLALYLSIIGIGNFLSSFMVSVIEKATSQSGQASWFDNNLNQAHLDYFYWLLACLSSISFVFIVHLAKSYVYKSPK
- the LOC104715814 gene encoding uncharacterized protein LOC104715814; amino-acid sequence: MYGSSSFHLIFCVIFIVFLFGGLCEASVNIDVDIINDIGQNIQLGLHCKSKNKDLGSQSLAPHQHWGFRGSFNFWRRTLFFCHFVWENQSKWFDILSSDDIKKCKHQPCVWSIRPYGPCRITGGETCFRWNVGV